In the Salmo trutta chromosome 13, fSalTru1.1, whole genome shotgun sequence genome, tgcattttctccattgttttagTAGGTAGGCCACTgttaactgtaacttaaagcaggaacagcctcagtgttcacagtaaatgtgccctggaagttgcacagaattttacAACATTCAAGTTTGTGCTCAGTAGACCTGAAATTTGGTCAGTGCCTAAATTTTTTTTAGGGAATATCGCCTGCAACATGATGGTGCATTTACTTCATATTCCCACTTTACATAGGTATAGTTTCTCTCAAACCGTCTCTTTCGCTTGTGTTCCTCCTTTTCCATAGAGCCTTCTCCCTGCTCAGAGTGGCGATGGGAGGAGGAACCGGAAGCGGAATTCTGAAATCCAGAATCTGCATGGTGTTGGAGAATTCCGGAACCTCAGTGCCAGTCAGCTGCTCCTTGGATCTCAGGTGAAACGGACCTGCCGGAACTTGTCCCTGGAGTTCTGTTCCGAAGAGGAGCTAGCCTGCACCGATTCTGTGGACCTGTGGATCTTGCAGACCTTGGGCCTGAAGGACGAAGACACCATCGATACATCATCCACTGAATACAGCTTCAACTGCTCCATTAGCTCCCTCACCAAATGCAGCTCTGTCACAGACTCCTCTGGTGACTACTGCCAAACAACCGATCATAAAAACACAGCTTATGACTCACCTACTGATGGCCAGTGCAATGGTGCCAGTATAGGACTATCCAATGATTGCTGCTTTAACACCAACAGTGACTACAGTGTCTCTACAGACTCCGGCTCTGACTTCACTGGAACTGTGCTGTCTGTCCTATACAGCCCTAGCATAGAAGTCCCCCCCAATTTCCATGTCACCCCTTATGAACCTCCACTGCCCCAATCGGTCAACACTCTCTCGCCACCTGATCCAATACAGTCATTCAGGCCCATCTTAGCCTCCTCACCCAACCTATCTCAGGACAGGAGTCCCGGGCTGCACCACACTCCCAGCCTGCACTGCCGTAGCCCCTCCAGTCCCATAGGGGGTGACGTGATGACTACCCCATTGTCTACCCCAAGTAGCCAGACAGAGCTGGCCTTCAGCATATCCCTAAGCCCTTCCAGCAGCGTCAGACTCAATACACACAGCTTTCCTCAGGGACAGGCCTTCGTCCGCAAGAACACCCAGGGAGGCTGGAACTTTACCTGGGTCCCCAAACAAGGCCCGTAAGCCTCATTTATACCCTACGTACGTACAAACGCAAGCTCTACAATTAGCTATGCAA is a window encoding:
- the LOC115206813 gene encoding geminin coiled-coil domain-containing protein 1-like: MPMTYAKNHPVMRTGEPKCHEPPTRHHQWGSRTAQTCQDLSFVGGQLYDCPYPAPTSADSVDVSTVTLASFWAAGSPDNTACQQEPTQRELLSCLDCGTSPPDPNWNDHLSPHLQRNKQLQDTLIQREEELARLQEENNNLKEFLNSSCVKALEKKNKSLLPAQSGDGRRNRKRNSEIQNLHGVGEFRNLSASQLLLGSQVKRTCRNLSLEFCSEEELACTDSVDLWILQTLGLKDEDTIDTSSTEYSFNCSISSLTKCSSVTDSSGDYCQTTDHKNTAYDSPTDGQCNGASIGLSNDCCFNTNSDYSVSTDSGSDFTGTVLSVLYSPSIEVPPNFHVTPYEPPLPQSVNTLSPPDPIQSFRPILASSPNLSQDRSPGLHHTPSLHCRSPSSPIGGDVMTTPLSTPSSQTELAFSISLSPSSSVRLNTHSFPQGQAFVRKNTQGGWNFTWVPKQGP